AAAGGTCTTCTCAGGCTTCAAAACGGACACCAGATAATCAACAGCTAATTGTGGATCAACCCACTCTCCGCAGGTGTAACAATCAATTGCAGCAAACCCTCTCTCAGGATACGTGTGAATCGAGAGATGGCTCTCCGACAGTAATACAAGCACTGTAGCCCCTTGAGGCTCGAACTGCCTAGATTGCATGGATAACACGGTAGCACCACAAGCTTCAGCTGCTTCCACCATATACTCCTGAAGAAGCTCGGCATTATTCAGCAACTCAAAATCTACTCCCCAAGTATCAACAGCAACGTGTCTTCCGAAAGTTGAATACTCCATCTTCCGGTTCCCCCTTCCTAGGAATAAAATGTTTGAAAAAATTTCATCCGCTAGGACCTACGTCATTCACTGCTCGAGGGAAAAATGTCTTCTCCATGTCCTGAGTGAATCCTGGTTCCTATATTGTTTTCAACGAGATTAAAAATACCATCTATTGTAGACAATTGCAACACTTTTTTTTACA
The window above is part of the Paenibacillus lutimineralis genome. Proteins encoded here:
- the speD gene encoding adenosylmethionine decarboxylase, producing the protein MEYSTFGRHVAVDTWGVDFELLNNAELLQEYMVEAAEACGATVLSMQSRQFEPQGATVLVLLSESHLSIHTYPERGFAAIDCYTCGEWVDPQLAVDYLVSVLKPEKTFAKKLVRGMGEMEVATPEINKVEFV